Within Cucumis melo cultivar AY chromosome 4, USDA_Cmelo_AY_1.0, whole genome shotgun sequence, the genomic segment TCAATCAATGGGAAAACCCGGCCATCCGGTTGATACATGTTTTGAGTCTTTTTACCTGGTAACTCCATTTCTGCCAAGTCAAATCTTTCTTTCCCTCATTAAGCCCACTTATTGAAATCGGACCGAGAATACCCGTTTGCAATTTCTCAAAATGCAATCCCACATTCTAACAACAAATGTAAATCAGCAATCAGTTAACCTGATTAAATTAGCTCACTATGGTTAAAAATGTAATCATCTATGTACACCTAAAACTATAGTTAAGGCAAAGTCAAGTTGCTTGCTTCAAAACTTAAAAGGTGGATTTATGGTGAAGGAGTAACCGGTAAGCCGACAGCAATGCTGAGTAGAGCAATTTTGTTCATTCCAGCTCGTAAGTTGATAGGGCCTGTATACGTAAATTCTGGATGTTCCCTACTTCCATAGGCCGACCCTGTATTATATGTTACAATACAACTTCAAGAGCTACGATTTAGTTGAAATTTGCAAGTGAAAGTGCGCTACTTCTAAACTTCAAGAAAATTAAACAACTAACAACATAATTTCAATcgccacattgaagatgaagtcTGAAGGATTGCAGGCAGACCTGAGAACTGTCCATTGATAAAAACATGGACAGCATGACCAGCTGATCGCACAGATAAAGTAGGCTTTTGTCCTCCTCTAAGAAATGCCTCTGATGAACTGATGCCAACACTAGatataatgaaaatttattgTCAATGCAAAAGGACGTCATACAATATTATATAGGCCTATCTATTATATCTCACCTCCCGCCTCCAAATCTATTAAATCTAAATGAACAAGTATTCTATACGAGTTTCCTACTAAGGACTATCACAAGTACTTCAGTACCATTCACTACATTCTGAAGTAACTTGCATTCCGTATGCAATATGGTTTAGACGTGCAATAATCCAGTTACAATGTATAGATTTAATTCAATCTATATTGATAAGAAAGCTTTCATATAATACTATAAACTACGTAGCTGAAGGTACCATATAATTTCAGGCTCACCTTGTCATGTACCAAAGATAGTCACTGGCATCTCTAGTGACATTTATCTGCTCCAAGAGTCCAGCAACGGTCATTCTTGAACTGCCTCCTAAGGAATATGTATCTTCATTATAAGTTTCCCATGACAACTTGGAAATTGTTGGCAACATTTGGGTTCGTGCAATATGAACTCCAACCTTGATGAGCACAGAACAATCTGAATACTTAAAACATAGGAGAAGAAAATACGTGTACCAGAAAACATTTCCTAAATTTCAAGAGTAAATCTTCATAGAACGACCCGTATAATCTATACCTGTGCAGTGTTGAACACAACACGCTTACAGTTGGGAAGGATGCTTATTGACCATGGAGGCAAAATATAACGCATGTTGTTGAACACCACTGTAGCTGCAGAATTTGTATGGTAATTTGCAAGAAAAGCCGCACACCTTCCAGGTCCCGAAGAGAAGACATGAGCCTGGGGAATTACCACAGTTAAGCTAAGAAACTTCATCACAATTTGAGAAGAAAATAATTGAataaatattaaacaaaaagGCCAACCTGCTCATAGGCTCCTAGTGAGGTAACTGTAGGATCTGAAGAAACTAAAGCATGCTCACATAACTTAATGGCCCTATGGAGGTTCTTCAGATGGCCATATTTTGGTTGTCTAATCATACCTAAACGTAATTAAGTAAGTATCTTCACTTGCTAGTAGCAGAAATAGAACTGCAGTTGATTTTTTTCAGCGATAGTGTCGAGAAATATACTTAAAGATGTTGTCAAATGTTCAGGAATAAACATTTCTAAGAACAAAAAATTCCTTGTCTTTAAAATGAACTCCAATTTATTTTGAGATATGTTCAGCCTTCTCACCATATTCATCGAGTGGCGCATCGTAGTCATAACTAGTTGTAATGAATGGGCCTCCAGCAGTGCGTCCAAAGTTGGTTCCTCCGTGATACTTCCATTAGTGACAAACAAGCAAATTGGATTCAGTTTTATGTCAGGCAtatcatcaagtccataaaagctgTAAAGTTAGTTGAGCAAGCTGACCAACCATGTAATAGTTAAAAAGTGAACCACCCTTTTGTACAAAGCGTGCAACTGCAAATGCCAAATCTTGGACTGGTCGACCATAAACAGGACCACCAAACTCTGTAAACCTTGAATTACAGGGTAAATTGTTAAGATAGAAGGGATTAGAATAGCAATTCCATTGGTGGATTGGATATTCCAGAGGATTgagaaataaaatatataccAGCCACTCCAAGCCTCTGTCCATAATGTAGGCTTGTAAGGCTTATTAGGCGAGAAGTAATCACAATAAAAACCATTGCACGAATTTATCTGTCACCAAAAGAATGGAGAATATAATACTTAAATTTTGGAGTGAGGTTTAAAGATAAATTTCTGTGCCATTAAACAAGAAAGATATGACTTACCACAGGATCAGGAGCATCATCTTCCTTGCACATCACCCAAGGCACTCCTGTATTCAGTCCAACAGCCATTTTTGCCGCCCAATTCATGTAGGCATGACCAGCAGCTCCAAGGGCTCTACTTTGTGGCCCATACTCGTTTTCAAtctaagaaaacaaaattgaaatgtaaatattagCTCTGCTTTTATTTTAgctttctattttatttttagtgtttcaatttctattttcatttctcataaaaaaattgaattattaaccaaaattttgaaacaaaaatattttttagtttttttttataacttggttttgaattttgaaaGCATTAGTAAAAAGAAATACCAAAACATAGAAACTCATAGATAGAATTAGTGTTTATAAGTTTAatctttgaaaaataaaacaattatcCAACTAAGCTAGTTCATTTCTTAAACAAAATTCAATTTGAATCGTCTTCACAGCAGAGTAGCTCTTTATTCTGAGGACCTTTTCTTAGCCAAATAAACTGTATTGTGCTCACTTATAAACAATATCCATAGCATTGATTGTAACCATCCCATATGGAGATATCACTAAAGCTTCTCAACCATACCTGAGAAAGGATAATAGGGCCACCTTGTGAGGCAAATAGCTTCTCGTTCTTCATCATCTGTACAATTTTCTGGGTAAACCCTTGCATTGCCATCTAGAgaacaaaaaaccaaaaaagaacCACGAACTGTAAACTTCATCAGCTGCTAGTGAAAGTCCCAAGTAATTTCCATGAACAATTTTAAGAATCAGCTAATAATAAATGGAGAAAAATTAACCTTGAAAGGTCCATTATCAGTTCTAAAGCTAATTCCAGGAACATACTTTAACCAAACGGGAAATCCACTGtacaataaaatataaacaaaaaatagtCAAGTGTCATCAATAATAAACACTATGTCAGTATCATTTACCACAAAGTGAAATAacagagagaagaaaagaagactGCATCAGATTTCAAGCATTTACTTCATAAACTGACAATCAAAAACAAGGGGAGAAGTATAGTGTACCCAAAATTCCACTCTGCACAAACATAAGGTCCTATACGGAGATGAATATAAAGACCCACTCTCTGCGCCGTCTTTATGAAACGTACCAGATCGTACCTCCCCTCAAAATCATACTAAGACAAGTGAGAGCAAACAAATTAACCACAAAATTTACGAAAATTTGGATCCATAAATGAGTTGGAGATAGTACATTGCCAGGAGAAGGTTCGTGAACATTCCAAAAGACATAAGTATCAACTACATCCAATCCCCCATCCTTCGCCTTCTGCATAAGATCCTCCCACATCTACCAGTACCAAATCGAAGAAACAGAAGCTAAATATGAGTGAAACGCTTAAACGATTGCACCACAATGAATTCAATATTACAAGAGATACTAACTTCAGGAGTGCTTCTAGGGTAGTGAATGGAGCCAGAAATGAGAATTCGCCTTTGGCCATTGATGAGAATGGCTTTCTTATCATAAGTCACAGTAGTACACTGTGTGGATCGAAAACCAAGCAATGCAGCCATGAAAACAAAGAAGAGGAAACTGGAAACCGAGAAAGTTTCCATGGATTTAATTTACTTTTCGAGTTAGAAACTGAAATGGGAATGTTGATCTAGTCCAGTGGTTTAATGGTAGCCTACTAATTGAAATCCGAAAAAGGAGAAGAATTAATCATTGAATTGTGAGCGTAAGGCTGAAGTGAACGTTTCACCAAAAATGGTCAGACTCACAAGTCACAACCCCTATTAACTACAGAAAGCTACGACTATGGTGTGTATATAAATGAGAATTATGAGCAGAAGCATTATCAGTTTGCTTATAAATGTGCCTTTTTTTTCAGCTCAGCTACAGCATATGAGCTTTTTCCTCATGAAATCAAAATAGCTTTAAAAAAATTGGCTTAtatcaaataattttcattaaattttgaattcattACCTAACGCTACAAACAACTGAGTATGGAGTGACCCCGAAACctatttaaaattcatttttactAGAGTTTGGAAACGATACAGTTTCTATAttctttgattttgaaaataagttagcattaaattttaattattttttcaaatta encodes:
- the LOC103503909 gene encoding beta-galactosidase 5-like — protein: METFSVSSFLFFVFMAALLGFRSTQCTTVTYDKKAILINGQRRILISGSIHYPRSTPEMWEDLMQKAKDGGLDVVDTYVFWNVHEPSPGNYDFEGRYDLVRFIKTAQRVGLYIHLRIGPYVCAEWNFGGFPVWLKYVPGISFRTDNGPFKMAMQGFTQKIVQMMKNEKLFASQGGPIILSQIENEYGPQSRALGAAGHAYMNWAAKMAVGLNTGVPWVMCKEDDAPDPVINSCNGFYCDYFSPNKPYKPTLWTEAWSGWFTEFGGPVYGRPVQDLAFAVARFVQKGGSLFNYYMYHGGTNFGRTAGGPFITTSYDYDAPLDEYGMIRQPKYGHLKNLHRAIKLCEHALVSSDPTVTSLGAYEQAHVFSSGPGRCAAFLANYHTNSAATVVFNNMRYILPPWSISILPNCKRVVFNTAQVGVHIARTQMLPTISKLSWETYNEDTYSLGGSSRMTVAGLLEQINVTRDASDYLWYMTSVGISSSEAFLRGGQKPTLSVRSAGHAVHVFINGQFSGSAYGSREHPEFTYTGPINLRAGMNKIALLSIAVGLPNVGLHFEKLQTGILGPISISGLNEGKKDLTWQKWSYQVGLKGEAMNLVSPTEATSVDWIKGSLSQGQRPLTWYKASFNAPGGNEPLALDLRSMGKGQAWINGQSIGRYWMAYAKGGCGRCTYAGTYRPSKCENGCGQPTQRWYHIPRSWLKPTNNVLVLFEELGGDASKISLLRRSVTGLCGEAVEHHAKNESYIIESNEEPNSLHLQCNPGQVISAIKFASFGTPSGTCGSYQKGTCHAPDSHAIIEKKCIGLESCSVSTTRDNFGVDPCPSELKQLLVEVDCGVADINGHGS